The Burkholderia cepacia genomic interval GGCGCGCCGGAATACGCGGCGCTGGCGATTCCCGAGCAGGTCGACGCGGCGGATACGGCGGCGCTCGACGCGCTCGCGCATCGGCTGCCCGGCGTCACATACGTCGACAAGGCGGCGGGAGTATCGAAGCTGTTCGGCGCGAATCGCGTCGACAGCGGCTGGTGGCTGGGCGGCGCGCTCGCCGTGGTCGCGGCGCTGCTGATGTGGCGCTACGGCGTGCGCGGCGGGATCGCGACGACGCTGCCGATCGTGCTCGCGATCGGCCTGACGCTGGCGGTATTCGGTTATCTGCGCATCCCGCTCACGTTGTTCAACTGGCTCGCGCTGATGCTCGTGCTCGGCGTCGGCGCGAACTATGCGGTCTTCCTGCGCGAAGGCTGCATCCGGGAAGCCGCGAACCTGGGCGCGGTGTGGACCGGCGTGCTGCTCTCCGCCGCGACGACGCTGCTGTCGTTCGGCATGCTGGGTGCGAGCGCGATGCCCGCGTTGCGCGGCTTCGGCACGACCCTCGCGATGGGGATCGTGTTCTCGGTGCTGTTCGCGCCGCTCGCCATGCCCTCCCGGAAGGAAACCACCGCATGAAACACGCGCACGTCTATCTGCATGCGCTCGGCATGGTCAATGCGCTCGGCGGCACCGTCGACGCGGTCGACCTCGCATTGCGCGCCGGCGTTTCGCCCGGCATGGGGCCGTGCGCGGAAGCGCCCGGCGGCGCATGGGCCGGGCGCGTCGGCGCGCCGCTCGACGTCGCGCCGCCCGAGCCGCTCGCGCATTTCGATTGCCGCAACAACCGGCTGCTGCTCGCCGCGCTCGCGCAGATCGCGCCGGCCGTCGATGCGGCGGTGGCGCGCTACGGGCCGCGCCGCATCGGCGTCGTGATCGGCACGAGCACGTCCGGCATCCGTGCGGCCGAGGAGGCGTTCGCGCAGCGCGCCGCATCGGGTGCGATGCCGCCGGCGTTCGATTACCGGCAGATGGAAATCGGCACGGCGGCGCCGTTCGTGCGCGCGGCGCTCGGCGTCGCCGGGCCGGCGTATACGTTGTCGACCGCGTGCACGTCGAGCGCGAAGGCGTTCGCGGCCGCGCGCCGGCTGCTGCGCCTGCGCCTGTGCGACGCGGTCGTCGTCGGGGGTGCGGATTCGCTGTGCGCGCTGACGATGCAGGGCTTCGCGTCGCTCGAGTCGGTCAGCCTCGCGCGCACGAACCCGATGAGCGCCAATCGCTGCGGGATCAACATCGGCGAAGGCGCGGCCGTGTTCGTGATGAGCCGCGACGACGGGGAGATCCGGCTGGCCGGCGTCGGCGAATCGAGCGATGCGCATCACATCTCCGCGCCGGACCCGGAGGGGCGCGGCGCGGAGGACGCGCTGCGGCAGGCGCTCGCGGATGCGGGCGTGAGTCCGTCGGCGCTCGGCTACGTGAACCTGCACGCGACGGCGACGCGCCTGAACGACGAGATGGAAGCGCGCGTGATGGCGCGCGTGTTTCCCGGCGGCGTGCCCGCGAGCGGCACGAAGCCGCTGACCGGACACATGCTCGGCGCGGCGGGCGCGACGGAGCTGGCGTTCACGTGGCTGGCGCTCGCGCGCGGGACGCCGCTGCCGGTTCACGTGTGGGACGGCGTGCCGGACCCCGCGCTGCCGGCGCTGGATCTCGTGCAGGAAGAGCGCCGGCTCGCCGGCCACACCGGAAGCCAGTACGTGATGAGCAATTCGTTCGCATTCGGCGGCAGCAATGCCAGCCTGATCCTGGGGCGCTGACATGCAGACCGGTTCGTTGATGGAAACCTTGCACGACGGCGCGGAGATCGCCGTGTGCGACGTGCGGGACGTGCTGCCGCATCGCGGCACGATGCTGTTGCTCGACACGATCGAGCGCTGTTCCGAAACCGCGATCGAGGTGAGTGCGACCGCGCGCCGCGACGCGTGGTACGCGGACGATGACGGCGCGATGCCCGCGTGGATCGGCATCGAGCTGATGGCGCAGGCGATCGCCGCGCACGTCGGGCTGCTGGCGCGGCACGCGGGCGGCCGCGCGAAGCCGGGCGTGCTGCTCGGCGCGAACCGCTACAGCGCGCATCGGGCCGCGTTCGATGCGGGGGCGACGCTGCGGATCGCGGCGCGCGAACTGCTGCGCGGCGACGAAGGGCACGGCGCGTACGAATGCGCGATCCATGCCGACGGCCAATGCTGCGCGGAAGCGATCGTCAAGGTGTACCAGCCGGACGATTTTCAGTCTTTTATCGAAGGGAGCTTCAATTCATGACTCGGCGAGTTCTCGTGACCGGCGCGAGCCGCGGCATTGGCCGGGCCGTCGCGCTGCGACTGGCGGCGGACGGCTTCGCGGTGACGGTGCATTGCCGCAGCGGCCGCGACGCGGCGCAAGCCGTGGCCGCCACGATCCGCGAACAGGGCGGCGCGGCCGATGTGCTGCAGTTCGACGTGCGTGACCGCGCGGCCTGCCGGCAACTGCTCGAGGCCGACGTGGCCGCGCACGGCGCGTACTACGGGATCGTCTGCAGCGCGGGCGTGACGCGCGACGGCGCGTTTCCGGCGCTGTCCGACGAGGACTGGGACGTCGTGATCGAGACCGGGCTCGACGGCTTCTACAACGTCGTCCATCCGCTGACGATGCCGATGGTGCGGCTGCGCAAAGGCGGCCGCATCGTGACGATCGCGTCGGTGTCCGGCGTGATGGGCAATCGCGGGCAGGTCAACTACAGCGCGGCGAAGGCCGGGTTGATCGGCGCGACGAAGGCGCTCGCGGTCGAGCTCGCGTCGCGCAACATCACGGTCAACTGCGTCGCGCCCGGTCTCGTCGATACCGGGATGCTCGACGACGTGCCGCTCGAGCACGCGTTGAAGACGGTGCCGATGGGGCGCGTCGGGCAACCCGACGAAGTCGCGTCGGTGGTCGGCTTCCTGATGTCGGACGGCGCGTCG includes:
- a CDS encoding hotdog family protein; amino-acid sequence: MQTGSLMETLHDGAEIAVCDVRDVLPHRGTMLLLDTIERCSETAIEVSATARRDAWYADDDGAMPAWIGIELMAQAIAAHVGLLARHAGGRAKPGVLLGANRYSAHRAAFDAGATLRIAARELLRGDEGHGAYECAIHADGQCCAEAIVKVYQPDDFQSFIEGSFNS
- a CDS encoding beta-ketoacyl-[acyl-carrier-protein] synthase family protein, translating into MKHAHVYLHALGMVNALGGTVDAVDLALRAGVSPGMGPCAEAPGGAWAGRVGAPLDVAPPEPLAHFDCRNNRLLLAALAQIAPAVDAAVARYGPRRIGVVIGTSTSGIRAAEEAFAQRAASGAMPPAFDYRQMEIGTAAPFVRAALGVAGPAYTLSTACTSSAKAFAAARRLLRLRLCDAVVVGGADSLCALTMQGFASLESVSLARTNPMSANRCGINIGEGAAVFVMSRDDGEIRLAGVGESSDAHHISAPDPEGRGAEDALRQALADAGVSPSALGYVNLHATATRLNDEMEARVMARVFPGGVPASGTKPLTGHMLGAAGATELAFTWLALARGTPLPVHVWDGVPDPALPALDLVQEERRLAGHTGSQYVMSNSFAFGGSNASLILGR
- a CDS encoding 3-ketoacyl-ACP reductase FabG2, coding for MTRRVLVTGASRGIGRAVALRLAADGFAVTVHCRSGRDAAQAVAATIREQGGAADVLQFDVRDRAACRQLLEADVAAHGAYYGIVCSAGVTRDGAFPALSDEDWDVVIETGLDGFYNVVHPLTMPMVRLRKGGRIVTIASVSGVMGNRGQVNYSAAKAGLIGATKALAVELASRNITVNCVAPGLVDTGMLDDVPLEHALKTVPMGRVGQPDEVASVVGFLMSDGASYVTRQVIGINGGMI